Within Bremerella sp. JC817, the genomic segment GTTCCCTCCCTCGTCAGCCGTCGGACGCCAAACGATGCACGAGCTTCCTCCCTCGATGCCAGGCCATGCCGGTCGGCAAACGATGGTCGAGATGCCTCTTCCGGATCGCTCGCAGGCGATCGGCCGACAAACGATCGTGGAAATGCCGAACAACGTCCAAAACGACATCGCCCAGGTCGCTGGACGGGCCACCATGGTCGAAGGAAGCATCGGCGGGACTGGGGCGTTTGGTAGCCACGTAGGCCATGTGGGGCCTTCGCAATACATTCCCCCGGAAAGGCAGCCAGGTGAATTTCCCGTGCTCGATGGTTTCGAGTTCCGCCAGTTTCTCGGTGCTGGTGGTCTCGGCGAAGTCTACTTTGCCCGTCGAACGATCGACAACAGCCCTGTCGCGGTCAAGTTCATGCGGTCGCGAATCGCCGTGACGCCCGATGCCCGCGACGAGTTCCTGCGAGAGAAAGAAGTCAGCGGCCGTTTGCGGCACCGGAATATCGTCCAATCGTACGGAGCGGGTTCGATCGGCAACGAGTTCTACTTCGTTACCGAGTACTGTGACGGCGGTCCATTGGCCAAACTGTTTCGCCAGAAGAAATCGACGATTCAGCCGAAGCATTTGGCGGTATCGCTTTACCTGATTCTCGATGGACTCGCCTTTGCCCATGAAAAGGGCCTCGTCCATCGCGACCTGAAACCAGCCAACCTGTTAGCCGCGAAACGAAACGGACGCTGGATTCCGAAGATCTCGGACTTCAGTTTGACGAAAGACTTCGAGAAATCAGGCTTCTCGGGCATGACCACCACCGGAACCTATACCGGAAGCTTCCCGTACATGCCACGCGAACGCCTGACCGATTACAAGTTCGCGAACCCCGCCAGCGATGTCTTCAGCCTAGCCGCCAGTTTCTATCGGATCATCACGGGGCGTTATCCACGCGGTGACGAAAAAGGAGGCGATTCGCTCGCGTTGATTCTAGGCAGCGACGTCCGTCCGATGCGGAAGAAATATCCAGGCTTCCACGCAGGTCTCGGCGAAGTCCTCGATACGGCCCTGCGTACCGAATGTTGCGAGCGTTACCCCAATGCTCGCGAGATGCAAAATGCCTTGCGCGTCGTCATGAAAAAGGAAGGATGGTTATAGACCGGATGGGCTCGAAGAAGGTCTGGATTATTGGTGCACGCGATACGTGCGACATCGTCATCGATCAGCCGACGGTGTCTGGCGAACATTGTCGATTGGAGTTCGACGATGGCCGAGTCTTCATCGAGGACCTGCAGTCGACCAACGGCACCTTCGTCAATGGCGAACGGATCTTCAAAAAGAAGCAGATTCACCCCGATGCCTTGGTCACCCTCGGCAAGAGCGTGACAATGCCGATGCCATCGCAGCTTTCCGGTCCGAAAGAACCACCCAAGAAACCAACTCAACCGGCCTCCCCGGTATCCAGCGAAGACGAGGCCCCTTTCCCCGCGACGATCTTGATCGCCAGCGGAATTGGTGCAACCGTTGTCCTGCTGCTGGTGTTGTTTGTCGTGCTTGCCTTCAGTTCAAGCTCGTCGGACAAAGATGCCCATGCGAGCAGCAACGATCCCATCGCGGAGGAGCCCGAAGACTCGAAGCCAAGCATACCGGCGACTTCTTCTACCAAACCAACCAACACGGTCGCTCAGAAACCGGTCGAACCGCCGCCGGTCACCCATTCGCCTCAGGAAGCAATCTACGTGCTGGCGGTCACCGACGCCTCGAACACGCAGCGTTACCGCATCGGAACGGGGGTCGCGATTGGTCCGACCACGATTCTGACTTCCGCGACAGTTAAAACAATCTCGGATCTGGCCAAAGAACGATTTCCTCGTGTTACCGTATTGGGAGATCGCCCGCTGACGGTTACCCAGTTCGTGCCTCATCCGACCTATCTGACCGCGATGCAGGAAGGGGACGAAGCGGAAGCCAAGTTCCACACATTGTTCTCGAAGGTCGACATGAACGACATCAGTGCCGACCTGCGAAAGACGGTCGAAGACACCTACCGGCACTACATGATCTATGCCGAGAAGCCGCACCACTACGACGTCGCGATCATTCAGGTCCAACAGAAACTTCCCTATTGGCTACCGCTGGCCAAAGATCCGACGCTACCTCCTTTAAGCAAGTTGACCGTAGTTGGCCACGGCTTCGATCGGATGGCACCGTATTATCCACCCGGTAGCTCTCTTCCTTTAAGTGAAGTGACAGCCCGCGTGCAGAAGGCTACCGGCGAAGCAGGCAATCAAGAGAATGCCCGTCTGCTGGTGGCCCGTTTCGATTCGGTCACGCCGCAGAATCACCTGGAAACCAATTGGAATGGATCCGCACTGTTGAATTCGCAGGGAGAGCTTGTCGGTATCTACTCGCGTCTGACTCCCGAAATGACGCTCGGCTCGCCCCCAACCGGCGAGACCTTCGATGCGAGTGTGATTGCCGATCTACAACCATTTATCCGCCAGTTCTCGACGAACTAGAAACGCCCAGTGAGGAATCGAACCATGTCTCATCGTCTCACGCAGTTTTGTTTGACCATCGGGCTGTGCGCTGCTCCGATGGCTGCCGTCGAAGCTCAGGTCGTCGTCGAAGATAACGTACGACCTTACTTCTACTCGCGGTCTCCGCACATGGAAGTTGGCTTACTGTTCGGCCAGGCCGAAATGATCCGGGCCCAAGGGGAAGCGGCCGTTGACTACCAAACGGCACGCACCATCGCCGCCGAGGCCTACGACAAAGAACTCGACAACGCCTTAAAGGCGGTCGAGATCTATTTCGAGCGTCGAGCCCTGCGAGATGCCAAGGTCTTGAAGAACCACCTCGACGAAGCGGACTCGCGGAAGGCCAAGGCCCTGCGTCGCCTGGTCGACCATCCCGATCTGACCGGTGAAGGCCAGGTCAACGGTGCCGCACTGAACACGCTGAAAGAGGCCCTTCGTTCGAGTGTCCTCTCATTCGATTACTTGAACGACGACGTCCAAGTTGCCGACCTGATGGCTCGTTTCCGTTTGACGCCAGACGACCTGGCAAAGATCAACTTGCGATTGGCCAACGTTCGAGGCGAATCAGGTACCTTCCGGGCAGACTCGGGCAAGCTAGGAACCTTCCAGTGGTGGCCGCAACTGCTGCAGGGCGAAGCCTTCAAAGAAGACCGCGCCAAGATCGAACAGAACCTGGAAGAGATCCGCCAGGCAGCCTCGAAGCAGACCGACATCGACCCGGTGCTGATCGATAAGCTCGAAAGCTCGATCCTGCAGTTGGCCAACAAGTTTCTGCAGGAAGTCGATGGCCAGGAAATGGCTCGCAAAGGGGTGTCCGAGTACTACACCTATCGCGAATCGGAACAGCACCTGCAAAGTCTGTCCCAGGCCGTCCGTCGCTTGAAACGCGTTGGCAAAGCGGAAGGTGCCTTAGTGATGAACGGCTATAATCCGTCGATCGATGGCCAGAACTTGACCGCCCTTCTCTCCTACATGGTTCGTAATGGGGTCGAGTTCGCTCCGCCAGAACCTGGCAACGAGAACACCTACCAGAAGTTGTTCGAGATGGCTAAGAGCCTCTACGTGGCGACTTCCGCCGCCGATCCTTCATCGTAAGCCGTCCGTTTCGTTGGACGCCGTACCACCAAGCCCAGGCACATCTTCAAATGTTCGCCTGGGCTTTTTTCGTGGCGATCTCAGCGTGACCTCCTACTTCGCACGTCCTTCCGCGAACAGGTGCCATTCGCCTATCATGGAAGCGGCTGTGCCCTGACCCTCTTATGACTTCTATTGACGATTGACTGGTTGATGCGACCTGAGTTCTGGATCGATGTAGGTGGAACGTTTACCGATTGTTTGATGCACTTGCCTGGCAATTCTCCGATGCGGCACAAAGTGCTCAGCTCTGGCAAGATGCAAGGAACCGTCGGTCCCGGTTCAACGCGATTCGACATCGTCGATGCCATTCGCCAGAACGATCCGCCCGAGGTATGGCAGGGCTATCAGTTCCGTTTGCTCGATCAAGCCGGACAGATCGTCGACGAACAAATCGTCACCCGGTTCGATAACCTCCGTGGAACGCTCACGCTGGCCGCTCCACTTAAATCAGTGCCAGCCCCTGGGATGGTCTATCAACTGGATGGGCACGAAGAAGCACCGATCGTTGCGATCCGCTATGCCCTCGGGCTTTCTCGCAACGATGTCATTCCACCAGTCGACGTCCGGCTTGGCACTACCCGGGGAACCAATGCCCTTCTAACACGAACAGGAGCGAAAGTCGGCCTGGCCATTACCGATGGCTTCGCGGATATCCTCGACATCGGCAGCCAAAGTCGCCCTCACCTTTTCCAGCTGGCGATTCGGAAACCAACGTCGCTTGTCACCACGGCTATCGAAGTTCGCGAGCGTCTCGATGCGGAAGGCAATGTTCTCCGTTCGCTCGATGAAACGCATCTGCAACAAGAGCTCCAGCGAATTTACGACGATGGCATCCGCTCGCTGGCGATTGCCCTGCTACACGCCTATCGCGATCCTTGTCATGAACAACGCGTCAGCGAGATCGCCGCGGAGATTGGCTTTGAAAACGTGAGCATGTCGCACGTGGTCGCTCCGTTGATCAAGATCGTTTCGCGTGGCGACACTACCGTGGTTGATGCTTACCTCAACCCGATCCTGCAAGACTATGTCGGTCGCATCCAGGCCAAGCTGGGCGAAGGTAGCCACCTCCGTTTGCTGACCTCGGCTGGGGGACTGGTCGCGGCCGATTCGTTCTCGGGCAAAGACAGCATCTTGTCAGGCCCAGCCGGCGGCGTGGTCGGTTTCGCGGCGGCGGCCAAGGCCGCCGGTTTTCAGCAGGCAATCGGATTCGATATGGGAGGCACCAGCACCGATGTTTCCCGGTTCGATGGCACGTATGAACGCCAATTTGAAACAGAAAAGGCAGGCGTACGGATTGTTGCTCCGATGATGGCGATCGAAACGGTCGCGGCCGGTGGGGGGTCAATTTGCGGCTTCGATGGCGTGAAGCTGGTGGTCGGGCCAGCGAGTGCCGGAGCCGAACCTGGCCCGGCTTGCTATGGCCGGGGCGGCCCGTTGACGGTTACCGATATCAACTTTGCTTTGGGCAAACTGCAAGCGGCCCGGCTCCCCTTCCCGCTCGATGCCGAAGCGGTCGAGCGTCGTCTGAATGAAGTATCGCAGCAACTGCAGCAGGCAACCCAGTCGACACAAACGCCAACCGAGTTGGCCGACGGTTTCCTGAAGATTGCCAATGCCAACATTGCTGAAGCGATCCGTACGATCTCGGTCGCTAAAGGCTACGATCCGAAAGACTATCTGCTGGTCCCTTTCGGCGGCGCGGCAGGTCAGCATGCGTGTGCCGTCGCCGAGCTGCTGGGGGCGGAGCAACTGCTGTTTCATCCAAGCGCCGGGATTCTCAGCGCGGTTGGGATTGGTGCGGCGGAGACAACCCGTTTCGCGGCCAAGCCCTTTTATGCCGCGTTGGCCGAAGCAAACCCTGAAATCGAATCAGCACTCGGACAGCTACGACAACAAACCTGTGACGAAGTCACTCAGGAAGGCGTTCCTGCCGCGGCGGTGTCGTATCGCGAGCAGATCGAACTCCGTTATCGCGGGCTCGAGTCTTCGCTGAACATCGATGCGTTTCCAGTTGCGAACCTGGAAGAGCGATACCATGCCGAGCATCGTCGCCGGTACGGGTACGATCGGCCTGGGCAAACAGTCGAACTGGTCGCCGTGCGAGTGGAAGCTTTTGCGACCGGACAAGCGACTTTCTCTCCCAGCGCACACGGCACCGCTTATTCACCTCGACCGAAAGAGACGGTGACTGTGACTTTCAATGGGAAGGCGTGCGACACCCAGGTCTTCGATCGCGACGAACTAAAACCAGGAGCCCTGCTCACCGGTCCGGCCCTCATCGCGGAGTCGCTGGCGACCACGGTGATCGATCCTGGCTGGGAAGCGGAAATGCTAACTGGTGGCGAGATCGTTGCCCGCCGTGTCGCGAAGACAAAGCTTGCTTCCGTCAGCAACGCGACTTCTGAGGAACTCACCGAGGCGGATCCTGTCTTGCTCGAGATTCTGAACAATCGGTTCGCGGCGATCGCCGAGCAGATGGGCGTTGCGCTTCAGAACACTTCGGTCAGCGTCAACGTAAAAGAACGGCTCGACTTCAGTTGTGCCTTGTTCACTGCCGCGGGCGACCTGATTGCCAACGCCCCGCACATTCCGGTTCACCTCGGAGCGATGGGGGAAACGGTGAAGGCAACCATCGAGCGTCATCCGCACATGCAATCGGGCGACGTCTTTGTCACCAACGATCCGTACCATGGCGGATCGCACCTGCCCGACGTGACTGTTATTTCTCCTTTCTTTGCGGATGTTGCGTCGCCAACGCCGCAGTTCTTCGTCGCGAGCCGGGCTCATCATGCCGAGATCGGCGGTATCGCGGCGGGATCGATGCCGTCTGGTTCGACCAACCTGGCAGAAGAAGGGGTGCTGATCGATAACCTGCGTCTCTTCGAGGCCGGCACTCCGCGCTGGGAAGCGCTGGAATCGATTCTGACCTCCGCCGAATATCCTTCGCGGAAACCGGCCGACAACCTCTCCGACATCGCCGCCCAGATCGCAGCCAACCAACATGGGATCGATGATCTGCATCATATGATCGGCCAGTACGGCCTTTCCTTGGTACAGGCCTATGCTCGATTCATTCAAGATGCTGCGGCTCGCAAAACGCGAGCCGCCCTGTCGCGGCTTCCCAACGGAGTCTACCGCTTTCAAGATCACCTCGATGATGGTTCCCCCCTTTGCGTGGCGATCAACTTGATCGACGATCAGGCCACCATCGACTTCACCGGCACCGGTCCAGTCTTGCCAGGCAACTTGAATGCGAATCGCGCGATCGTAACCGCAGCGGTGATGTATTGCCTTCGCTGCCTGTTGAACGAAGACATCCCTTTGAATCAGGGTGTGCTGTCGCCCGTGACGATCGTCTTGCCAGAGTGCTTTTTGAATCCTCCCAAACGCGAGACGCCACAGCAGTCGGCGGCCGTCGCTGGGGGCAACGTCGAGACTTCGCAGCGCGTCGTGGATGTTCTGCTGGGGGCGCTCGAGATGGCAGCCGCCAGCCAGGGGACGATGAACAATCTGACGTTTGGCGACACGACGTTTGGTTATTACGAAACGATCTGCGGTGGATCCGGCGCGACGGCCTCGGCAGATGGAGCTTCGGCCGTGCATACGCACATGACCAACACTCGGCTGACCGATGTCGAAGTGTTTGAACTACGGTTTCCGGCTCGAATCCAACGGTTTGCCATTCGGCGTGGCTCTGGCGGCGCAGGCAAGCATTGCGGCGGCGATGGCATCGTTCGCGAGATCGAATTTCTTAAGCCGCTCGACGTGTCGCTTCTCACGCAGCGACGGGGCCCTTATGCACCGTATGGGTTAGCCGGTGGCCAGCCAGGAGCATGTGGCGAGAATCTGCTGAGACGCCACAATGAACAAGAGATGCCGCTTGGCAACATTACCAGCGTCCAGGTAACGGCCGGAGATGTCTTGATCCTGAAGACACCTGGCGGCGGTGGCTGGGGGAAGCCGGACGCTGGGTAACGGCGGGGCCCGCGGAATCTGTCAAAGTTAAAAACGCGCCCAGATGGTCAGTTTTCACCCATACTGGCGGAGGGTGAGCCAGCTTAGGACGCACCTATCTGACGGCAATTCCCGAGGTTCGATCGCCAAAACCGCCTGAAACGTCTTTGGTATGCGATATGCACATTGATTAAGTAACGCCCTCAGTTGTAAGGAGGTTACGATGCCCACCGCATCTACCAAACTGATCGTACAAGATTTGCCTGGGATCGATGAGACGACCCAGGTCACGCGAGCCCCCGAAGATACAGACAACGTTTCAAGCGTCGATGCCCGCTACCTCCGTCTGAAGACTCGCGAACAAGTTGGCACACAAGCCACCGTCGGCGAAGCAACAATTTTCTGCGTTGCGGGTAATGTCGATGTGCTTGTGCGGCGTCAGCACTATTTGCTGGGGCCTAACCAACTGCTTTACGTCGCTGCCGGCTCTCCATTTCGTTTGGAAGCCGAGGACGAAAGTGCGGTATTGATCACCACGCTATCCAAAGCAAATAAAACGTCCCCCGAGATCGCGATCTCGACTCCCGCTTCGCGCGAAGAGAAGGATACCGTCCAGGAAGCTCTCGAAGAAACATTCCCGGCCAGCGATCCACCTAGCTATAACTCGACGATTACCTAGGAATC encodes:
- a CDS encoding FHA domain-containing serine/threonine-protein kinase, which codes for MIRIEIKKGPMEGRVFEFEGHDIFLFGRDEQHCHASIQQDPFVSRHHFLLEVNPPLSRLRDLGSRNGTFVNGKKHGGRATFANSEEEVKAGGSTIDLHSGDVITAGKTVFQVFVAERKRVTDTMAFGQFPLDDDRGHHGGDIRRTITEFPPSSAVGRQTMHELPPSMPGHAGRQTMVEMPLPDRSQAIGRQTIVEMPNNVQNDIAQVAGRATMVEGSIGGTGAFGSHVGHVGPSQYIPPERQPGEFPVLDGFEFRQFLGAGGLGEVYFARRTIDNSPVAVKFMRSRIAVTPDARDEFLREKEVSGRLRHRNIVQSYGAGSIGNEFYFVTEYCDGGPLAKLFRQKKSTIQPKHLAVSLYLILDGLAFAHEKGLVHRDLKPANLLAAKRNGRWIPKISDFSLTKDFEKSGFSGMTTTGTYTGSFPYMPRERLTDYKFANPASDVFSLAASFYRIITGRYPRGDEKGGDSLALILGSDVRPMRKKYPGFHAGLGEVLDTALRTECCERYPNAREMQNALRVVMKKEGWL
- a CDS encoding FHA domain-containing protein; amino-acid sequence: MVIDRMGSKKVWIIGARDTCDIVIDQPTVSGEHCRLEFDDGRVFIEDLQSTNGTFVNGERIFKKKQIHPDALVTLGKSVTMPMPSQLSGPKEPPKKPTQPASPVSSEDEAPFPATILIASGIGATVVLLLVLFVVLAFSSSSSDKDAHASSNDPIAEEPEDSKPSIPATSSTKPTNTVAQKPVEPPPVTHSPQEAIYVLAVTDASNTQRYRIGTGVAIGPTTILTSATVKTISDLAKERFPRVTVLGDRPLTVTQFVPHPTYLTAMQEGDEAEAKFHTLFSKVDMNDISADLRKTVEDTYRHYMIYAEKPHHYDVAIIQVQQKLPYWLPLAKDPTLPPLSKLTVVGHGFDRMAPYYPPGSSLPLSEVTARVQKATGEAGNQENARLLVARFDSVTPQNHLETNWNGSALLNSQGELVGIYSRLTPEMTLGSPPTGETFDASVIADLQPFIRQFSTN
- a CDS encoding hydantoinase B/oxoprolinase family protein — translated: MRPEFWIDVGGTFTDCLMHLPGNSPMRHKVLSSGKMQGTVGPGSTRFDIVDAIRQNDPPEVWQGYQFRLLDQAGQIVDEQIVTRFDNLRGTLTLAAPLKSVPAPGMVYQLDGHEEAPIVAIRYALGLSRNDVIPPVDVRLGTTRGTNALLTRTGAKVGLAITDGFADILDIGSQSRPHLFQLAIRKPTSLVTTAIEVRERLDAEGNVLRSLDETHLQQELQRIYDDGIRSLAIALLHAYRDPCHEQRVSEIAAEIGFENVSMSHVVAPLIKIVSRGDTTVVDAYLNPILQDYVGRIQAKLGEGSHLRLLTSAGGLVAADSFSGKDSILSGPAGGVVGFAAAAKAAGFQQAIGFDMGGTSTDVSRFDGTYERQFETEKAGVRIVAPMMAIETVAAGGGSICGFDGVKLVVGPASAGAEPGPACYGRGGPLTVTDINFALGKLQAARLPFPLDAEAVERRLNEVSQQLQQATQSTQTPTELADGFLKIANANIAEAIRTISVAKGYDPKDYLLVPFGGAAGQHACAVAELLGAEQLLFHPSAGILSAVGIGAAETTRFAAKPFYAALAEANPEIESALGQLRQQTCDEVTQEGVPAAAVSYREQIELRYRGLESSLNIDAFPVANLEERYHAEHRRRYGYDRPGQTVELVAVRVEAFATGQATFSPSAHGTAYSPRPKETVTVTFNGKACDTQVFDRDELKPGALLTGPALIAESLATTVIDPGWEAEMLTGGEIVARRVAKTKLASVSNATSEELTEADPVLLEILNNRFAAIAEQMGVALQNTSVSVNVKERLDFSCALFTAAGDLIANAPHIPVHLGAMGETVKATIERHPHMQSGDVFVTNDPYHGGSHLPDVTVISPFFADVASPTPQFFVASRAHHAEIGGIAAGSMPSGSTNLAEEGVLIDNLRLFEAGTPRWEALESILTSAEYPSRKPADNLSDIAAQIAANQHGIDDLHHMIGQYGLSLVQAYARFIQDAAARKTRAALSRLPNGVYRFQDHLDDGSPLCVAINLIDDQATIDFTGTGPVLPGNLNANRAIVTAAVMYCLRCLLNEDIPLNQGVLSPVTIVLPECFLNPPKRETPQQSAAVAGGNVETSQRVVDVLLGALEMAAASQGTMNNLTFGDTTFGYYETICGGSGATASADGASAVHTHMTNTRLTDVEVFELRFPARIQRFAIRRGSGGAGKHCGGDGIVREIEFLKPLDVSLLTQRRGPYAPYGLAGGQPGACGENLLRRHNEQEMPLGNITSVQVTAGDVLILKTPGGGGWGKPDAG